In the genome of Manis javanica isolate MJ-LG chromosome 17, MJ_LKY, whole genome shotgun sequence, one region contains:
- the SLC1A5 gene encoding neutral amino acid transporter B(0) isoform X2 yields MVKVPFGHEVEGVNILGLVVFAIVFGVALRKLGPEGELLIRFFSSFNDATMVLVSWIMWYAPVGILFLVAGKIMEMQDVRVLFTILGKYILCCLLGHAIHGLLVLPLIYFLFTRKNPYRFLWGITTALVTAFGTSSSSATLPLMMKCVEERNGVAKHISRFILPIGATVNMDGAALFQCVAAVFIAQLNHQSLDFVKIITILVAATASSVGAAGIPAGGVLTLAIILEAVGLPAHDISLILAVDWLVDRSCTILNVEGDAFGAGLLQSYVDRTESWSPVPELSQAKSEGPLALLPVSTEEGSPLLRPCGAGPGGNADTYEKESVM; encoded by the exons ATGGTGAAG GTGCCTTTTGGACACGAGGTGGAGGGTGTGAACATCCTAGGCCTGGTGGTGTTTGCCATTGTTTTTGGTGTGGCCCTGCGGAAGCTGGGGCCTGAGGGAGAGCTGCTCATCCGCTTCTTCAGTTCCTTCAATGATGCCACCATGGTGCTGGTGTCTTGGATCATGTG GTATGCCCCTGTGGGCATCTTGTTCCTGGTGGCCGGCAAGATCATGGAGATGCAGGACGTGCGGGTGCTCTTCACCATTCTCGGCAAATACATCCTGTGCTGCCTGCTGGGCCATGCCATCCATGGGCTCCTGGTGCTGCCCCTCATCTACTTCCTCTTCACCCGCAAAAACCCCTACCGCTTCCTGTGGGGCATCACGACAGCGCTGGTCACTGCCTTCGGGACCTCCTCCAG CTCCGCCACGCTGCCGCTGATGATGAAGTGCGTGGAGGAGAGGAATGGCGTCGCCAAGCATATCAGCCGCTTCATCCTGCCCATCGGTGCCACCGTGAACATGGACGGTGCCGCGCTCTTCCAATGTGTGGCCGCGGTGTTCATTGCACAGCTCAACCACCAGTCCCTGGACTTTGTGAAGATCATTACCATCCT GGTCGCCGCCACAGCGTCCAGCGTGGGCGCTGCAGGCATTCCCGCTGGAGGTGTCCTCACGCTGGCCATCATCCTCGAGGCGGTCGGTCTCCCAGCTCATGACATCTCCTTGATCCTGGCTGTGGACTGGCTTGT AGACCGGTCTTGTACCATCCTCAATGTGGAAGGGGACGCCTTTGGGGCAGGACTCCTCCAGAGTTATGTGGATCGCACGGAGTCCTGGAGCCCGGTGCCTGAGCTGAGCCAAGCGAAGAGTGAGGGGCCCCTGGCTCTGCTGCCAGTCTCCACCGAGGAGGGGAGCCCCCTCCTCAGACCCTGTGGTGCAGGACCTGGGGGCAATGCTGACACTTACGAGAAGGAATCTGTCATGTAA
- the FKRP gene encoding ribitol 5-phosphate transferase FKRP, whose protein sequence is MRLTRCQAALAAAITLNLLVLFYVSWLQHQPRNNRARGPRRGSAAGPRITILVREFEAFDNAVPELVDSFLQQDPAQPVVVAADTLPYPPLALPHIPNVRLALLQPALDRSAAASRPETYVATEYVALVPDGARAEAPGQLEHMVEVLRAGGARLVAAPIASANPARCLALNVSLREWTARYEPSASTLRCDALDGDAVVLLRTRDLFNLSAPLARPVGTSLFLQTALRGWAVHLLDLPFPVARQPPLAAAHARWKAEREGRARRAALLRTLGIRLVSWEGTRLEWFGCSKETPRCFGTVVGDTPAYLYEERWTPPCCLRALRETARYVVGVLEAAGVRYWLEGGSLLGAARHGDIIPWDYDVDLGIYLEDVGNCEQLQGAEAGSVVDERGFVWEKAVEGDFFRVQYSESNHLHVDLWPFYPRNGVMTKDTWLDHRQDVEFPEHFLQPLVPLPFAGFVAQAPNNYRRFLELKFGPGVIENPEYPNPALLSLAGSV, encoded by the coding sequence ATGCGGCTCACCCGCTGCCAGGCTGCCCTGGCAGCCGCCATCACCCTTAACCTCCTGGTCCTCTTCTATGTCTCATGGCTCCAACACCAGCCCAGGAACAACCGGGCCCGGGGCCCCCGCCGTGGATCTGCCGCCGGCCCCCGAATCACCATCTTGGTGCGGGAGTTTGAAGCCTTTGACAACGCCGTGCCAGAGCTGGTGGACTCCTTCCTGCAGCAGGACCCAGCCCAGCCGGTGGTGGTGGCAGCCGACACGCTCCCctacccgcccctggccctgccccacaTCCCCAACGTTCGCCTGGCACTGCTCCAGCCGGCCCTGGACCGGTCAGCGGCAGCTTCGCGCCCCGAGACCTACGTGGCCACCGAGTATGTAGCCCTGGTGCCCGACGGCGCGAGGGCCGAAGCACCGGGCCAGCTGGAGCACATGGTGGAGGTGCTCCGGGCTGGAGGCGCACGCCTGGTGGCCGCCCCCATCGCCTCGGCCAACCCTGCCCGGTGCCTCGCCCTGAACGTCAGCCTGCGGGAGTGGACAGCCCGCTACGAACCGTCCGCCTCCACGCTCCGCTGCGACGCCCTGGACGGGGACGCCGTGGTGCTCCTGCGCACCCGCGACCTCTTCAACCTCTCGGCGCCCCTGGCCCGGCCGGTGGGCACCAGCCTCTTCCTGCAGACCGCCCTCCGCGGCTGGGCGGTGCACCTGCTGGACCTGCCCTTTCCTGTGGCGCGCCAGCCCCCCCTGGCCGCGGCCCATGCGCGCTGGAAGGCAGAGCGTGAGGGGCGCGCGCGGCGGGCAGCGCTGCTGCGGACGCTGGGCATCCGCCTGGTGAGCTGGGAGGGCACGCGGCTCGAGTGGTTTGGTTGCAGCAAGGAGACCCCGCGCTGCTTCGGGACCGTGGTGGGTGACACGCCGGCCTACCTCTACGAGGAGCGCTGGACGCCTCCGTGCTGCCTGCGCGCCCTGCGCGAGACTGCCCGCTACGTGGTGGGCGTTCTTGAGGCGGCCGGCGTGCGCTACTGGCTGGAGGGCGGCTCGCTGCTGGGCGCGGCCCGCCACGGGGACATCATCCCCTGGGATTACGACGTGGACCTGGGCATCTACCTGGAGGACGTGGGCAACTGCGAGCAGCTGCAGGGCGCCGAGGCGGGCTCGGTGGTGGACGAGCGCGGCTTCGTGTGGGAGAAGGCCGTGGAGGGCGACTTCTTCCGCGTACAGTACAGCGAGAGCAACCACCTGCATGTGGACCTGTGGCCCTTCTACCCACGCAATGGGGTCATGACCAAGGACACGTGGCTGGACCACCGGCAGGATGTCGAGTTTCCTGAACACTTCCTGCAGCCTCTCGTGCCCCTGCCCTTTGCTGGCTTCGTGGCGCAGGCGCCTAACAACTACCGTCGCTTCCTAGAGCTCAAGTTCGGCCCGGGGGTCATCGAGAACCCTGAGTACCCCAATCCCGCACTCCTGAGCTTGGCAGGAAGCGTCTGA